A single Halogeometricum sp. S3BR5-2 DNA region contains:
- a CDS encoding argonaute/piwi family protein, with amino-acid sequence MSGFRVDYLSEPELVFAGGNTAKDPRSGLLKYGPCPPRDGSIHEVVRVGLIGDSWSISAMRDLLEDMRYGILPEGDDRQRWNQPFPGLGPNSELKMSFDQRPMWRGEIEHDDIDSLSDVRDDADRVEMALDYIKYQIEGVCSTTPSPDVVIVSIPETLAELFTEGKKADTIRTADTDFRSRIKLLGMLNQTPTQLIGPKTLRGEDVQPRREVAWNLAVGLLYKARRGRPWKLTELKSNTCYAGISFYDERGTDPDTRASIAQVFMETGENFVIRGDPVTDIASDADTGRTHLSAGDAEQLIQTILERYGDRRQDRPDRLVIHKSSNFWEQETEGFKSGSEDVRQRDFITIREHHPIRLFSNTQYPPLRGTVALPPGREEYYLYTKGFIPEISAYAESGTPNPIVVRPHEDVNATSYREICEEILSFSKLDWNSSDFCKKLPVTVGIADAVSDILAEPMAQNLPDGAFPYHYYYYM; translated from the coding sequence ATGTCTGGGTTCAGAGTGGATTACCTCTCGGAGCCGGAACTCGTCTTCGCCGGTGGCAATACGGCGAAGGACCCGCGGAGCGGACTGCTGAAGTACGGGCCCTGTCCACCGCGTGACGGCTCTATTCATGAGGTGGTACGGGTTGGACTGATTGGTGATAGCTGGTCTATCTCGGCGATGCGAGATCTGCTTGAGGACATGCGTTATGGGATCCTTCCCGAGGGAGACGACCGACAGCGGTGGAATCAACCGTTCCCGGGACTCGGCCCTAACTCTGAGCTCAAGATGTCGTTCGATCAGCGTCCGATGTGGCGGGGCGAAATCGAACATGATGACATCGACTCACTGAGCGACGTCCGCGATGATGCCGACCGTGTTGAGATGGCATTGGATTACATCAAGTACCAGATAGAGGGCGTCTGCTCGACAACCCCGAGCCCGGACGTCGTCATTGTAAGCATCCCGGAAACCCTCGCTGAGCTGTTCACAGAGGGCAAGAAAGCAGATACCATTCGGACGGCCGACACCGACTTCAGAAGCCGCATCAAGCTCCTGGGGATGCTTAATCAGACTCCGACACAGCTCATCGGCCCCAAGACCCTCCGCGGAGAAGATGTCCAACCACGTCGAGAGGTAGCGTGGAATCTCGCAGTGGGTCTACTCTACAAGGCTCGAAGAGGACGACCATGGAAGCTCACTGAGCTAAAATCGAACACCTGCTACGCCGGCATATCCTTCTACGATGAGCGCGGGACGGATCCGGACACTAGAGCGTCAATCGCGCAGGTGTTCATGGAGACCGGAGAGAATTTCGTCATCCGTGGCGACCCGGTCACCGACATCGCCAGTGATGCCGATACGGGACGGACACATCTGTCGGCTGGAGATGCCGAGCAGCTAATCCAAACCATCTTGGAGCGGTACGGCGACCGAAGGCAGGATCGCCCTGACCGGTTGGTGATTCACAAGTCCTCCAATTTCTGGGAGCAGGAGACAGAAGGCTTCAAATCTGGCTCCGAAGACGTGAGACAGCGAGACTTCATTACCATTCGAGAGCATCACCCAATTCGCCTCTTCAGCAACACGCAGTACCCGCCTCTGAGGGGTACAGTCGCCCTGCCACCGGGGAGAGAAGAGTACTACCTCTACACGAAGGGATTCATTCCAGAGATTTCTGCGTACGCTGAGTCCGGCACTCCAAACCCAATCGTCGTCCGTCCTCATGAGGACGTGAATGCTACCTCGTACCGGGAAATCTGTGAGGAGATACTCTCGTTCTCGAAGCTCGATTGGAACAGCTCTGACTTCTGCAAGAAGCTCCCCGTGACAGTCGGGATCGCTGACGCTGTCAGCGACATTCTCGCAGAACCCATGGCACAGAACCTACCCGACGGGGCGTTCCCGTACCACTACTACTATTACATGTGA
- a CDS encoding helix-turn-helix domain-containing protein — MASPEQSDEALQVFIDLWYPDCWEIEITERLDVGILGYGIYMTGGKVATLFTIYADDHEFVTKGIETIRASEHVHSVSQMASGFQQASIPKPGNATRELLVVHDGRKQISQPLTSRGFVCTGPIDIRGGREYWSLVTNHDRRTVRVKLDEVREQMNAEINVRSMKRQSRGTVPTTLPVDQFTKRQLEVFQLAREQGYYEYPKETTAGELADELEITTSTLHEHLHKVEAVLLGRDGLT; from the coding sequence ATGGCGTCTCCTGAGCAGTCTGACGAAGCGCTCCAGGTATTTATTGACCTCTGGTACCCTGATTGCTGGGAAATCGAGATTACGGAGCGTCTCGATGTCGGGATTCTCGGCTATGGAATCTATATGACTGGCGGCAAGGTTGCGACACTTTTCACAATCTACGCGGACGATCATGAATTCGTTACAAAGGGAATCGAAACCATTCGTGCGTCTGAGCATGTTCATTCAGTTTCCCAAATGGCGTCTGGCTTCCAGCAGGCCTCGATACCGAAGCCGGGAAATGCAACGCGCGAACTCCTTGTTGTTCATGATGGACGAAAGCAGATCAGTCAGCCACTCACCTCTCGTGGATTCGTATGTACAGGACCGATCGATATTCGAGGTGGGCGGGAGTATTGGAGTCTCGTAACGAACCACGACCGGAGGACGGTTCGAGTCAAACTTGATGAAGTCCGTGAGCAGATGAACGCGGAGATTAATGTGCGGAGCATGAAGCGGCAGAGCCGTGGAACTGTGCCGACCACACTTCCAGTGGATCAGTTCACGAAGCGTCAGTTAGAGGTTTTCCAACTTGCTCGTGAGCAGGGATACTACGAGTACCCGAAGGAAACGACGGCTGGCGAATTGGCGGACGAATTGGAGATCACCACATCAACGCTCCATGAGCACCTTCACAAAGTGGAGGCGGTCTTATTAGGGAGAGACGGACTGACGTGA
- a CDS encoding MOSC domain-containing protein produces the protein MTGSGTVERIFIAPEAEAEMEEQTDVEAVAGKGLRDDRYFSEIETGTFVSWKPDEERHDGYDLTLIEQEAVTAIEREAGIELAPGEHRRNIETSDVALNHLVGQRFQVGDAICRGDRLCEPCDHLQRITQDGVLQALTHRGGLRADILEDGMIRPGDVIEPLE, from the coding sequence ATGACCGGGAGTGGCACTGTCGAACGGATTTTTATCGCACCTGAAGCTGAAGCGGAGATGGAAGAACAAACAGATGTTGAAGCAGTTGCTGGAAAGGGACTCCGGGATGATCGCTACTTTAGCGAAATTGAGACGGGAACCTTCGTTAGCTGGAAGCCAGATGAGGAACGCCACGATGGGTACGACCTCACATTAATCGAACAAGAGGCTGTAACAGCAATCGAACGTGAAGCAGGAATCGAACTCGCACCGGGAGAACACCGACGAAACATCGAAACCAGTGATGTCGCACTCAATCATCTCGTCGGACAACGATTCCAAGTCGGTGACGCTATCTGTCGAGGGGATCGACTGTGTGAACCGTGTGATCATCTTCAGCGCATCACTCAAGACGGCGTATTGCAGGCACTCACTCACCGAGGTGGGCTCCGGGCAGATATTCTCGAAGATGGAATGATTCGCCCCGGAGACGTAATCGAACCGCTCGAATAA